In Tursiops truncatus isolate mTurTru1 chromosome X, mTurTru1.mat.Y, whole genome shotgun sequence, the following proteins share a genomic window:
- the LOC117310351 gene encoding uncharacterized protein CXorf49 homolog gives MSSPDEVYVLRRRVRPKVRERAGVRIAGPAVPPGPNPGPEPGEPRSGKGGGGFPDPEGFQSKREMLEARGPVLWGREGRPGSPHEHTRDLLDLIDESEAAKEANLQQLTDQDVLGVRRYPDPEGFQSEREMLEARGPVLWGREGRPGSPHEHTRDLLDLIDESEAAKEANLQQLTDQDVLGVRRYPDPEGFQSEREMLEARGPVLWGREGRPGSPHEHTRDLLDLIEESEAAKEANLQQLTDQDVLGVRRYPSPERSTAFKEATGSTLHLEAGPGGRGAPGQSCGEASTAPAGPLRLGGPEAGRALGNPKRGTKRRLNVAADRQRRSAEGLAWLLSDSESSDEFSETQLMTVSTYRRGGGQAKPSRPEDPGDTPRHSKFQVRENYRHVTGSSLSSAPRGLSSVVERQGVGKQGISSPKKMQSVLWGKGGSKPSYAGAAAAAAAAASVSAAAPGGLPQVTPRKNGAQEKKSVGEASKLALGGTFGSRGQRISATPVEPATFPPISGIPLPGRPKSYTLVLSGTKQSKHSGAGKKSVVSWTRESEAVAGEDKDPNRDPAPKGQLLTHRPGTSCLRMHRRKASSGDVNTRGPQDPGNSEPLALNQGEVMPRGPAPSGDRGPLDHPPRPETQQQPLGTPCCPWCLELKREVDELKEQLAAMQYLADKLQTL, from the exons ATGAGCTCCCCGGATGAGGTGTATGTGTTGAGAAGGCGTGTCCGCCCAAAAGTCAGGGAGCGGGCCGGCGTTCGCATAGCCGGCCCCGCAGTCCCGCCGGGGCCCAACCCAGGCCCCGAGCCTGGGGAGCCGCGGAGCGGCAAGGGCGGAGGCGGCTTCCCGGACCCCGAGGGCTTCCAGTCGAAGCGGGAGATGCTGGAAGCGCGAGGGCCGGTGCTGTGGGGCCGCGAAGGCCGACCTGGCTCCCCACATGAGCACACGAGGGACCTCCTGGACCTGATCGACGAGTCTGAGGCGGCCAAGGAGGCCAACCTGCAGCAGCTGACCGACCAGGACGTGCTGGGCGTCCGCAGATACCCGGACCCCGAGGGCTTCCAGTCTGAGCGGGAGATGCTGGAAGCGCGAGGGCCGGTGCTGTGGGGCCGCGAAGGCCGACCTGGCTCCCCACATGAGCACACGAGGGACCTCCTGGACCTGATCGACGAGTCTGAGGCGGCCAAGGAGGCCAACCTGCAGCAGCTGACCGACCAGGACGTGCTGGGCGTCCGCAGATACCCGGACCCCGAGGGCTTCCAGTCTGAGCGGGAGATGCTGGAAGCGCGAGGGCCGGTGCTGTGGGGCCGCGAAGGCCGACCTGGCTCCCCACATGAGCACACGAGGGACCTCCTGGACCTGATCGAGGAGTCTGAGGCGGCCAAGGAGGCCAACCTGCAGCAGCTGACTGACCAGGACGTGCTGGGCGTCCGCAGGTACCCGTCCCCGGAGAGGTCCACTGCCTTCAAAGAGGCCACTGGGTCGACACTGCACCTCGAGGCGGGTCCCGGCGGTCGAGGAGCGCCCGGCCAGAGCTGTGGGGAGGCGTCGACGGCTCCAGCCGGCCCTCTCCGCCTCGGTGGGCCTGAAGCGGGCCGGGCCTTGGGGAACCCTAAGAGAGGCACTAAGCGTAGGTTGAACGTGGCTGCGGATCGCCAGCGGCGCTCCGCGGAAGGCCTGGCCTGGCTGCTGTCCGACTCCGAGTCCTCAGATGAATTCAGTGAGACACAGCTGATGACGGTGAGCACTTACCGCAGAGGAGGAGGCCAGGCCAAGCCCAGCAGACCCGAGGATCCCGGGGACACTCCCAGACACTCGAAGTTCCAAGTCAGGGAGAATTACCGTCACGTGACAGGCTCTTCCCTGTCCTCGGCTCCGCGAGGACTCTCTTCGGTTGTGGAAAGGCAGGGCGTGGGAAAGCAGGGCATCTCTTCCCCTAAGAAAATGCAGAGCGTGCTGTGGGGCAAGGGGGGCAGCAAGCCCAGCTACGcgggagctgctgctgctgctgctgctgctgcttctgtttcTGCTGCTGCTCCAGGTGGCCTGCCGCAGGTCACTCCTAGGAAGAACGGAGCCCAGGAGAAGAAATCCGTCGGGGAAGCGTCCAAACTTGCCCTGGGGGGAACCTTCGGTTCCCGGGGGCAGCGAATCTCGGCAACTCCCGTGGAACCGGCCACCTTCCCCCCAATCTCTGGTATTCCGCTGCCTGGGAGACCCAAGAGTTATACCTTGGTCCTTTCGGGAACCAAACAGTCCAAGCACAGTGGCGCTGGGAAGAAATCCGTGGTCAGCTGGACAAGGGAGTCTGAGGCGGTGGCGGGAGAAGATAAGGACCCAAATAGAGACCCAGCCCCAAAGGGCCAA CTGCTCACTCACAGGCCAGGGACATCTTGTCTGCGCATGCATCGTAGAAAAGCCAGCAGTGGCGACGTCAACACCAGAGGCCCCCAAGATCCAGGAAACTCAGAACCCTTGGCCCTGAACCAGGGAGAAGTCATGCCCAGGGGGCCTGCCCCCTCAG GTGACCGGGGGCCACTTGACCATCCCCCAAGACCGGAAACGCAGCAGCAGCCACTGGGAACGCCCTGCTGTCCTTGG TGTCTCGAGCTAAAGAGAGAAGTAGACGAACTTAAGGAGCAACTTG CCGCCATGCAGTACCTGGCTGACAAgttgcagaccctttga